A portion of the Ardenticatenales bacterium genome contains these proteins:
- the aceA gene encoding isocitrate lyase — protein MRNYEYAIAEMKMNWARLPRWAGIRRPYQPEDVIRLRGSFRIEYTLARLGAERLWELMQREPFVRALGAVTGNQAVQMVQAGLQAIYLSGWQVAADANDAAQTYPDQSLYPVDSAPNLVKRLNNALLRADQIHHMQNQNGIYWLAPIFADAESGFGGPLNTYELMKGMIEAGAAAVHFEDQLSSMKKCGHMGGKVIVPASEFIRKLVAARLAADVLDVPTIIVARTDANSAQLLRSDIDDIDQPFIVGERTFEGYHRINGGLEIAIARGLAYAPYADMIWCETSTPDLGEAREFAQAIHAEYPGKLLAYNCSPSFNWRRHLDPATIRTFQEQLGEMGYKFQFVTLAGFHALNMGMFDLARQYSHEGMAAYSRLQEQEFEMQKDYGYSAIKHQSFVGAGYFDEVQEIISGGESSTTALAGSTEEAQFVPA, from the coding sequence ATGAGGAACTATGAATACGCTATTGCCGAGATGAAAATGAACTGGGCACGACTGCCCCGATGGGCCGGCATCCGCCGCCCCTACCAGCCGGAAGACGTGATACGCCTGCGCGGATCATTCAGAATTGAGTACACACTGGCCCGCCTCGGCGCGGAACGACTATGGGAGCTGATGCAGCGGGAGCCGTTCGTGCGCGCCCTGGGAGCCGTCACCGGGAACCAGGCGGTGCAGATGGTGCAGGCCGGCCTACAGGCCATTTACCTTAGCGGCTGGCAGGTGGCCGCCGACGCCAACGACGCGGCGCAAACCTATCCCGACCAGAGCCTCTACCCGGTGGACAGCGCCCCCAACCTGGTGAAACGCCTGAACAACGCCCTGCTGCGCGCCGACCAGATTCACCACATGCAGAATCAAAACGGCATCTACTGGCTGGCCCCCATTTTCGCCGATGCCGAATCGGGCTTCGGCGGTCCGTTAAACACGTATGAGCTGATGAAAGGAATGATTGAGGCGGGCGCGGCTGCCGTCCATTTTGAGGACCAGCTTTCGTCGATGAAGAAGTGCGGGCACATGGGGGGGAAGGTGATTGTGCCGGCATCTGAATTCATCCGCAAACTCGTCGCCGCGCGCCTGGCCGCCGACGTCCTGGACGTGCCCACCATCATCGTTGCCCGCACCGACGCCAACTCCGCCCAACTTCTGCGCAGCGACATAGACGACATTGACCAACCCTTCATCGTCGGTGAGCGTACCTTCGAAGGATACCATCGCATCAACGGTGGCCTGGAAATCGCCATTGCCCGCGGCCTGGCCTACGCCCCCTACGCAGACATGATCTGGTGCGAGACCTCCACCCCCGACCTGGGCGAAGCGCGCGAATTTGCGCAGGCCATCCACGCCGAATATCCGGGCAAATTGCTGGCCTACAACTGCTCCCCCAGCTTCAACTGGCGGCGACATCTCGACCCCGCCACCATCCGCACCTTCCAGGAGCAGCTAGGCGAAATGGGGTACAAATTCCAGTTCGTCACCCTGGCCGGCTTCCACGCTCTGAACATGGGCATGTTCGACCTGGCGCGTCAATACAGCCACGAAGGCATGGCCGCCTACTCCCGCTTGCAGGAGCAGGAGTTCGAGATGCAAAAGGATTATGGCTATAGCGCCATCAAGCACCAGAGCTTTGTCGGCGCGGGTTACTTCGACGAGGTGCAGGAAATTATCTCCGGCGGCGAATCCTCGACGACGGCGTTGGCCGGCTCCACGGAAGAAGCGCAGTTTGTGCCGGCATAA
- a CDS encoding LysM peptidoglycan-binding domain-containing protein, whose product MPSLEATAFVPTEMPPPSVAPTQRVEMPASPITQTYPSTTVTFAPTSLPDTAPVSTSTPEMFAYTVLPGESPSSIAYKFGITVQELLAANNLGEDALIYPDDRLLIPSPSQPVGPQPMPTYKVRPGDTLSSIAAQYDITVPLLQHVNGLEPDDIIVVGQELKMPFGAYEVQPGDRLLDIVAWYDNRISLEELARTNATQIDLENLDLVQAGIILEIPSPTGVVPDCRPTAERTGVITYTVQSGEGLACLALKFELQMSTIRHANRQLTLEDDIVAGAQLRILPADGVVYSVTEEDLAYSSLLSDIAGWYYVSPENVLNWQGEQVINITTPGTDLYIRGADPQAGDFDAAAWASYIAANPTPVSDASTVLELPQPPSPTTPSPVGGSSYTPPAGAPPPGAVRPSNYLWVGQRSVFDTGYCDLVDGYGWSGSLVWPIDSRAIREDRGFRPGHAAIDLDAPTGTPVFAAETGVVVWAGFNARGGGNIIVLAHGNTWQTYYVHLSEVFVSCGQAVAKGSTIGLSGQTGGVSWPHLHFEVQLGGFNYDPLAWLPGS is encoded by the coding sequence TTGCCGTCATTGGAGGCCACGGCTTTTGTGCCCACGGAGATGCCACCTCCATCGGTTGCCCCAACGCAGCGTGTGGAAATGCCGGCATCCCCCATCACCCAAACCTACCCCAGCACCACCGTCACTTTCGCGCCAACATCATTGCCGGATACAGCACCCGTCAGCACGTCAACACCGGAAATGTTCGCCTACACCGTCTTGCCGGGAGAAAGCCCCAGTAGTATTGCATACAAGTTCGGTATTACCGTGCAAGAACTGCTGGCGGCAAACAATCTCGGGGAGGATGCCCTCATCTACCCAGATGATCGACTACTCATTCCTTCCCCTTCGCAGCCCGTCGGACCACAACCAATGCCCACGTACAAGGTAAGGCCCGGCGATACCCTCTCGTCAATTGCCGCGCAATACGACATTACCGTTCCCCTGCTGCAACACGTCAACGGACTGGAACCGGACGACATAATCGTCGTCGGTCAAGAATTGAAAATGCCTTTCGGCGCCTACGAGGTACAGCCCGGAGACAGACTCTTAGACATTGTTGCATGGTATGACAATAGAATCAGTTTGGAGGAATTGGCCCGAACAAACGCCACCCAGATCGACCTGGAAAACCTTGATCTGGTACAGGCCGGCATTATCCTGGAAATTCCTTCCCCAACTGGCGTTGTTCCAGACTGCCGGCCCACCGCCGAACGCACGGGCGTTATCACCTACACCGTGCAAAGTGGTGAGGGATTGGCCTGCCTGGCGCTCAAGTTTGAATTACAGATGTCCACCATTCGTCATGCGAATCGTCAGTTGACCCTGGAAGATGACATCGTTGCCGGAGCACAACTGCGCATCCTTCCTGCCGATGGGGTCGTGTATTCCGTCACGGAAGAAGACCTGGCATATAGCTCACTCCTATCAGATATTGCCGGATGGTATTATGTCAGCCCAGAAAACGTCTTGAATTGGCAAGGCGAACAAGTCATTAACATAACCACCCCCGGAACAGATTTGTATATCCGCGGCGCGGACCCACAGGCGGGTGACTTTGACGCCGCGGCCTGGGCTTCGTATATAGCCGCCAATCCCACGCCGGTTTCCGATGCCTCGACTGTGCTGGAGTTACCCCAACCACCGTCTCCGACAACCCCTTCCCCCGTTGGTGGCAGCAGCTACACGCCCCCCGCGGGTGCGCCCCCACCGGGAGCCGTACGTCCCAGCAACTACCTGTGGGTCGGGCAAAGAAGTGTCTTTGATACCGGTTATTGCGATTTGGTCGATGGCTATGGCTGGTCCGGGTCATTGGTGTGGCCCATCGACAGCCGCGCCATTCGTGAGGATCGTGGATTCCGCCCCGGCCATGCGGCCATTGACCTTGACGCGCCGACGGGGACGCCCGTCTTTGCCGCCGAAACGGGCGTGGTCGTCTGGGCCGGATTCAACGCCAGAGGAGGAGGAAATATCATTGTCCTGGCACACGGGAATACATGGCAAACCTATTACGTCCACTTGAGTGAGGTCTTTGTCAGTTGTGGACAGGCGGTGGCAAAGGGCAGCACGATAGGTCTGAGTGGGCAAACGGGCGGCGTTAGCTGGCCGCATCTGCATTTTGAGGTTCAGTTAGGCGGCTTTAATTACGATCCTCTGGCGTGGCTTCCTGGCTCATAA
- a CDS encoding M23 family metallopeptidase: MKSRANRFLPVSRVMGVLLSLSCAGILSACLTLNTDPLPTYAPLVPTVTSLPGIQNSFPPAAPASAPTPVDTPVPFPPTGDAPTGADCTPQTAPRARVISYTVRAGEDLACLAAKFRLLPQTIREANAGILANNNTPSAPTILRIPPGDGTLYILQDEDIESKVTVEMLADWYGIPDSEIVEWTGMPASEPLHPGQKLFFPSASPLQKPFNIRLLDLNPLTSSLPTASDLWQTPGQYDTGYCPLVDGVGRPGPPMWPIHIQEAKLRRTFRPGHTGIDIPAPTGTDVHAAQTGTVVWAGFSTTGTGNLIILAHGDGWQTLYAHLAQVLTHCGQQIEQGAIIGHTGQSLFNDEPQLYFEIRRGQFSFDPMLWLR; encoded by the coding sequence ATGAAATCTAGAGCCAATCGGTTCCTTCCCGTTTCTCGCGTCATGGGAGTTTTGCTATCACTGTCGTGTGCCGGCATTCTATCCGCCTGCCTGACCCTGAACACAGACCCCCTGCCCACTTATGCCCCACTCGTACCCACGGTCACGTCACTACCTGGGATACAAAACAGCTTTCCCCCCGCCGCGCCCGCATCCGCGCCCACACCGGTTGACACGCCTGTTCCCTTTCCGCCAACAGGTGACGCACCCACCGGCGCGGATTGCACACCGCAAACCGCGCCACGTGCGCGCGTAATCAGCTACACGGTCCGGGCAGGTGAAGACCTGGCCTGCCTTGCCGCGAAATTCCGTTTACTTCCACAGACAATTCGCGAGGCCAATGCCGGCATTTTGGCAAACAACAACACCCCATCCGCCCCAACAATCCTGCGCATCCCCCCTGGCGACGGAACCCTCTATATCCTGCAAGACGAGGATATTGAAAGCAAGGTCACCGTGGAAATGTTGGCTGACTGGTATGGCATACCGGATTCGGAGATAGTTGAGTGGACGGGAATGCCGGCATCCGAACCCCTACACCCCGGACAAAAACTATTCTTCCCGAGCGCCTCCCCCCTACAAAAGCCATTTAACATCCGTCTCCTGGACCTGAACCCACTTACAAGCTCCCTCCCCACCGCATCCGACCTCTGGCAAACACCCGGCCAATACGATACAGGCTACTGCCCCCTGGTTGACGGAGTAGGTCGCCCAGGCCCCCCGATGTGGCCCATCCACATCCAGGAAGCCAAACTGCGCCGCACCTTCAGGCCAGGCCACACAGGAATAGACATCCCCGCCCCAACCGGCACAGACGTTCACGCCGCCCAAACAGGTACCGTCGTCTGGGCAGGCTTCTCCACAACAGGAACCGGAAATCTAATCATCCTCGCCCACGGCGATGGCTGGCAAACACTCTACGCGCATCTGGCCCAGGTTCTAACCCATTGTGGGCAACAAATCGAACAAGGCGCCATTATCGGACACACTGGACAGTCTCTCTTCAACGACGAGCCACAACTTTACTTCGAAATCAGGCGCGGCCAGTTTAGCTTCGATCCCATGCTCTGGTTGCGATGA
- the aceB gene encoding malate synthase A, whose product MTTPRGVEVLAPVPASYGHILSHDALQFLALLARMFENRRQGLLAQREERQEALNAGIFPDFLPQTAAIRAADWTVAPIPSDLQDRRVEITGPPERKMLINALNSGANVYMADFEDAHSPTWDNTLQGQINLRDAVRREITYTNPEGKLYQLNPQTATLMVRPRGWHLHEKHLLVDDKPIAAGLFDFGLYFFHNAHALLAQGTGPYFYLPKLENHLEARLWNDVFNLAQDTLNIPRGTIRATVLIENILVSYEMDEILYELRDHSAGLNCGRWDYIFSAIRKFRHHPQFTLPNRAQVTMTTPFMRAYSLLLIKTCHRRGIHAMGGMAAQIPIKGDPGANEIALNKVRADKERESTDGHDGTWVAHPGLVPIAKEVFDRNMPTPHQIARLREDVCVTAADLLPLVKGSITEAGVRTNIDVALQYLASWLGGNGCVPIYNLMEDAATAEISRAQLWQWVHNEGACLDDGRPVTAALYRSLVPRTMAMLAEMMGEEAYDAGKYDHARHLLDQLVLGETFTEFLTLPAYEYLN is encoded by the coding sequence ATGACGACTCCACGTGGTGTTGAGGTGCTGGCTCCTGTGCCGGCATCTTACGGGCACATTCTCTCTCACGATGCATTACAATTCCTTGCCCTGCTGGCCCGTATGTTTGAAAACCGCCGCCAGGGATTACTCGCACAACGGGAAGAACGGCAAGAAGCGTTGAATGCCGGCATCTTCCCCGACTTCCTCCCCCAAACCGCCGCCATCCGCGCCGCCGATTGGACCGTCGCCCCCATCCCCTCCGACCTGCAAGACCGTCGCGTCGAAATCACCGGCCCGCCCGAACGCAAGATGTTGATCAACGCCCTCAACTCCGGCGCCAACGTCTACATGGCCGATTTCGAAGACGCCCACTCCCCCACCTGGGACAACACCCTCCAGGGCCAGATCAACCTGCGCGACGCCGTGCGGCGGGAGATCACCTACACCAACCCCGAAGGCAAGCTCTACCAACTCAACCCACAGACAGCCACCCTCATGGTGCGTCCGCGCGGCTGGCATCTGCACGAAAAGCACCTGCTCGTGGATGACAAACCCATCGCCGCCGGCCTCTTTGACTTTGGCCTCTACTTTTTCCACAACGCCCACGCCCTGCTAGCGCAAGGGACCGGTCCCTATTTCTATCTGCCCAAACTGGAGAATCATCTGGAAGCCCGCCTGTGGAACGATGTCTTCAACCTGGCGCAGGACACGCTGAACATTCCCCGGGGAACCATCCGCGCCACCGTACTGATCGAAAACATCCTCGTCAGCTACGAAATGGACGAGATTCTCTACGAGTTGCGCGACCACTCCGCCGGGCTAAACTGCGGACGTTGGGACTACATCTTCTCCGCCATTCGCAAGTTCCGCCATCATCCCCAATTTACTCTGCCCAACCGCGCCCAGGTGACGATGACAACGCCATTCATGCGCGCCTATTCGCTTCTGCTGATTAAGACCTGTCACCGTCGCGGTATTCACGCCATGGGCGGCATGGCCGCGCAAATTCCCATCAAGGGGGATCCCGGAGCCAACGAAATCGCCCTGAACAAAGTGCGCGCGGACAAGGAACGGGAATCGACTGATGGGCATGATGGCACATGGGTGGCGCATCCCGGCCTGGTGCCTATTGCCAAAGAGGTGTTCGACCGCAATATGCCCACGCCGCACCAGATCGCCCGCTTGCGGGAAGATGTGTGCGTGACAGCGGCGGATTTGCTGCCGCTGGTAAAGGGGAGCATCACGGAAGCGGGGGTGCGGACCAACATTGATGTGGCTTTGCAATATCTGGCTTCCTGGTTGGGGGGAAATGGCTGCGTGCCCATTTACAATTTGATGGAAGACGCGGCGACGGCGGAGATTTCGCGGGCGCAGTTGTGGCAGTGGGTGCATAACGAGGGGGCCTGCCTGGATGATGGTCGCCCCGTAACGGCGGCCCTCTACCGGTCGCTGGTTCCGCGCACGATGGCCATGCTGGCGGAGATGATGGGGGAGGAGGCGTATGATGCCGGCAAATACGACCACGCCCGCCACCTGCTTGATCAACTCGTGCTGGGAGAAACATTCACCGAGTTTCTCACTCTCCCCGCCTACGAATATCTCAACTGA
- a CDS encoding SUMF1/EgtB/PvdO family nonheme iron enzyme, whose amino-acid sequence MPHRLPHTYLSGPWLMLYILVLVSCGQQQYAPAGETTPVAQVVVRVTATHSSTPTAVPVTPTPTMTPTPNLRSSPQPTAAPITPEVTQPTETPDGNKARQPRMIYVPGGFFPLGAAAGERYQECQTFRRGCQRAWFSNAEPTHLVLLNAFYIDQYEVTYEAFLQFLNDAGRQEGNCLGQDCFSLDKSPVFVLDGQYQVPPSLWKYPINNVSWYGAAAYCQWRDARLPDEAEWEMAAGWNPDTEEKFQYPWGNAFAGENLNFCDNQCQESQANANYDDGYATIAPIGRYESGRSPMGAYDMAGNVWEWVNDWYAPDYYAHSPTAYPRGPITGTQKVVRGGSWYDTGNFAGTTFRIGVDPVVTDDSIGFRCAQNASNDD is encoded by the coding sequence ATGCCACACCGATTACCTCACACCTATTTATCCGGCCCCTGGTTAATGCTTTACATCCTTGTGCTGGTTTCTTGCGGCCAGCAGCAATATGCTCCGGCAGGGGAAACCACGCCGGTGGCGCAAGTTGTCGTCCGGGTAACGGCAACGCATAGCAGCACGCCAACGGCGGTGCCTGTCACGCCCACGCCAACGATGACGCCTACCCCCAATTTACGATCTTCTCCACAACCAACGGCAGCCCCTATCACGCCGGAAGTTACGCAGCCAACGGAAACCCCAGACGGCAATAAGGCCAGACAGCCACGGATGATATACGTGCCAGGAGGCTTTTTTCCCCTGGGCGCGGCGGCCGGTGAACGGTACCAAGAGTGCCAAACATTCCGGCGTGGCTGCCAACGTGCCTGGTTTAGCAATGCGGAGCCGACACATTTGGTGTTGTTGAACGCCTTCTACATTGACCAATATGAAGTCACCTATGAGGCATTCTTGCAATTCTTAAACGATGCCGGCAGGCAAGAGGGAAATTGCCTGGGCCAGGATTGTTTCTCACTTGATAAAAGCCCGGTTTTTGTTCTTGATGGACAATATCAGGTCCCTCCTTCTCTATGGAAATATCCGATTAACAATGTCAGTTGGTATGGCGCGGCAGCTTATTGTCAATGGCGCGATGCTCGCTTGCCTGATGAGGCGGAGTGGGAAATGGCCGCCGGGTGGAATCCAGATACGGAAGAGAAGTTTCAATATCCATGGGGAAATGCGTTTGCCGGTGAAAACTTAAATTTCTGTGACAACCAGTGCCAGGAGTCGCAGGCAAACGCAAACTATGATGATGGCTATGCTACAATTGCCCCCATTGGTCGGTATGAGTCGGGCCGTAGTCCGATGGGAGCCTATGATATGGCCGGCAATGTTTGGGAGTGGGTCAATGACTGGTATGCACCGGACTACTATGCACATTCGCCCACCGCGTATCCGCGAGGACCCATCACGGGAACGCAAAAGGTCGTGCGTGGTGGATCATGGTACGATACAGGTAATTTTGCCGGCACTACCTTTCGTATCGGTGTTGATCCTGTAGTAACAGACGATAGCATCGGCTTTCGCTGTGCTCAAAACGCATCAAATGACGATTAA